A DNA window from Pseudomonas tohonis contains the following coding sequences:
- a CDS encoding TolC family protein, which yields MTNHNKYKVFAASLLALAISGCAVTTQPIDKSVSEERARTDLQAMFKGQEPLSGPLTLHQAMARAVKYNLEARLKVMEQAMAERQIDLASFDMLPRMALSAGYAGRNNVSASSSQSIETGTQSLEPSTSQDRDRGVADLTMVWNVLDFGVSYMSAKQQADQRLIVEERRRKVIHTITQDVRSAYWRAVAAERLLKQIDSLMSRVDKARTDSRDMSRQRIGDTVQVLSYQRALIEATRQLEEQRRALTLAKTELAALINLPLNTDYQLASTDTYNVPELKVDFTQLEQQALASRPELREQDYQARISAAETRKAMLRLLPGLEFSAGGHYDSNSFLVNQSWADYGVKVTWNLFNVLSAPAAIDVAKAGENVAAARRQAMSMAVLAQLYVANANFHEAQRQFQTSQQLADLDGQIAEQLRNRYSTQSIGELELIQGELNTLQAQLKRDLSYADLRNAYSQLFISAGVDPLPDALPDANLSTIAGALANSESRWENGDIGTAK from the coding sequence ATGACCAACCACAACAAGTACAAGGTATTCGCCGCCAGCCTGCTGGCATTGGCAATCAGCGGCTGCGCCGTGACGACGCAGCCCATCGACAAGAGCGTGAGCGAGGAGCGCGCCCGCACCGACCTGCAGGCCATGTTCAAGGGCCAGGAGCCCTTGTCCGGCCCGCTGACCCTGCACCAGGCCATGGCCCGCGCCGTGAAGTACAACCTCGAGGCGCGCCTGAAGGTGATGGAGCAGGCCATGGCCGAGCGCCAGATCGACCTGGCCAGCTTCGACATGCTGCCGCGCATGGCGCTGTCCGCCGGCTATGCGGGGCGCAACAACGTCAGCGCCTCCAGCAGCCAGAGCATCGAGACCGGCACCCAGTCGCTGGAACCCTCGACCTCCCAGGACCGCGACCGTGGCGTGGCTGACCTGACCATGGTGTGGAACGTGCTCGACTTCGGCGTCAGCTACATGAGCGCCAAGCAGCAGGCCGACCAGCGCCTGATCGTCGAAGAGCGCCGCCGCAAGGTCATCCACACCATCACCCAGGACGTGCGCTCCGCCTACTGGCGCGCCGTGGCCGCCGAACGCCTGCTCAAGCAGATCGACAGCCTGATGAGCCGCGTCGACAAGGCCCGTACCGACAGCCGCGACATGAGCCGCCAGCGCATCGGCGACACCGTGCAGGTGCTCAGCTACCAGCGCGCGCTGATCGAGGCCACCCGCCAGCTGGAAGAGCAGCGCCGCGCCCTGACCCTGGCCAAGACCGAGCTGGCCGCGCTGATCAACCTGCCGTTGAACACCGACTACCAGCTCGCCTCCACCGACACCTACAACGTGCCCGAGCTCAAGGTCGACTTCACCCAGCTGGAGCAGCAGGCCCTGGCCAGCCGCCCCGAGCTGCGCGAGCAGGACTACCAGGCACGCATCAGCGCCGCCGAAACCCGCAAGGCCATGCTGCGCCTGCTGCCCGGCCTTGAGTTCTCCGCTGGCGGCCACTACGACAGCAACAGCTTCCTGGTGAACCAGAGCTGGGCCGACTACGGCGTTAAGGTGACCTGGAACCTGTTCAACGTGCTTTCGGCGCCAGCGGCCATCGACGTCGCCAAGGCCGGCGAGAACGTGGCGGCAGCCCGTCGCCAGGCGATGTCCATGGCGGTGCTGGCCCAGCTGTACGTGGCCAACGCCAACTTCCACGAGGCCCAGCGCCAGTTCCAGACCAGCCAGCAACTGGCCGACCTGGACGGGCAGATCGCCGAGCAACTGCGCAATCGCTACAGCACCCAGAGCATCGGTGAGCTGGAGTTGATCCAGGGCGAGCTGAACACCCTGCAGGCGCAGCTCAAGCGCGACCTGTCCTATGCCGACCTGCGCAACGCCTACAGCCAGCTGTTCATCAGCGCCGGTGTCGACCCGCTGCCGGACGCGCTGCCGGACGCCAACCTGTCCACCATCGCCGGGGCGCTGGCCAACAGCGAATCGCGTTGGGAAAACGGCGATATCGGCACTGCGAAGTAA
- a CDS encoding group II truncated hemoglobin: MSNPPFGVGDASYQAAGGIDGLRRLVDDFYRLMDELPEARDLRGMHPESLELSRDKLASFLSGWLGGPRLFSEKYGSIAIPAFHAQWPIDEARSAAWLLCMERAIALQGYSSEFADYLLAQLRIPAGRVVQASRNRHG, from the coding sequence TTGAGCAACCCACCCTTCGGCGTCGGCGATGCCTCCTACCAGGCCGCCGGCGGCATCGACGGCCTGCGTCGCCTGGTCGACGACTTCTACCGGCTGATGGATGAACTGCCGGAAGCCCGCGACCTGCGCGGCATGCACCCGGAGAGCCTGGAACTGTCGCGGGACAAGCTCGCCAGCTTCCTCAGCGGCTGGCTCGGCGGCCCGCGCCTGTTCAGCGAGAAGTACGGCTCCATCGCCATCCCCGCCTTCCACGCCCAATGGCCGATCGACGAAGCCCGCAGCGCCGCCTGGCTGCTGTGCATGGAGCGGGCGATCGCGCTGCAGGGCTACTCCAGCGAATTCGCCGACTACCTGCTGGCCCAGCTGCGCATCCCCGCCGGGCGCGTGGTGCAGGCCAGCCGCAACCGCCACGGCTGA
- a CDS encoding phage tail protein, with translation MFGGNFAPRGYAFCMGQTMAISQNTALFSLLGTTYGGNGQTTYGLPDLRGRSPVGQFQGPGLSPIDLGEVGGVENVTLLQTQMPMHTHVATGTSTISAAGTPTSPALAPSATNSVLGGSVGGSASAAAIWSTVMADPVPLTNPSTVNVTVQVAGGSQPVGIRNPYLGINFIIALEGVYPSRN, from the coding sequence ATGTTCGGTGGCAATTTCGCACCCCGTGGCTATGCGTTCTGCATGGGGCAGACCATGGCGATTTCGCAGAACACCGCACTGTTTTCCCTGTTGGGCACTACCTACGGCGGTAATGGCCAGACCACCTACGGCCTGCCGGACCTGCGCGGCCGCTCGCCGGTCGGCCAGTTCCAGGGCCCCGGCCTGTCGCCCATCGATCTGGGTGAGGTGGGCGGGGTAGAGAACGTCACCCTGCTGCAGACCCAGATGCCGATGCACACCCACGTCGCCACCGGCACCAGCACGATTTCCGCCGCCGGCACGCCGACCAGCCCGGCACTGGCTCCGAGTGCGACCAACTCCGTACTGGGCGGCTCCGTCGGTGGGTCGGCTTCCGCCGCCGCCATCTGGTCGACCGTGATGGCGGACCCGGTTCCGCTGACCAACCCCAGCACCGTCAACGTGACGGTGCAGGTCGCCGGCGGCAGCCAGCCGGTGGGCATCCGCAACCCCTATCTCGGGATCAACTTCATCATCGCGCTGGAAGGCGTCTATCCCTCCCGCAACTGA
- a CDS encoding sulfotransferase family protein, giving the protein MAHSSPAFHFISGLPRSGSTLLAALLRQNPRFHAGMTSPVGSFFSALLKQFGAESEFGPVVTQEQRKRLLAGLFSSYYADQAGRDVIFDTNRQWCARLPALLDLFPQAKVIACVRNVAWVMDSIERLYRANPYEITKLFNDDNERNTVYSRVETLAQRNRLVGLPWSALKDAYYGEHARSLLLVDYDLLVATPERVLRLVYEFLGEPWFEHDFEHVEYDAPEFDQALGLRGLHKVRPKVEVAARRTLLPPDLFEQYAQLDFWKDSRNSEAHVIRTTRDARALEQERN; this is encoded by the coding sequence ATGGCCCATTCATCACCCGCCTTCCACTTCATCTCGGGGCTGCCACGCTCGGGGTCCACGCTGCTGGCAGCGCTGCTGCGGCAGAACCCGCGTTTCCACGCGGGCATGACCAGCCCGGTGGGCAGCTTCTTCTCGGCCCTGCTCAAGCAGTTCGGCGCCGAGAGCGAGTTCGGCCCGGTGGTGACCCAGGAGCAGCGCAAGCGCCTGCTCGCCGGCCTGTTCAGCAGCTACTACGCGGACCAGGCCGGGCGGGACGTGATCTTCGACACCAACCGCCAGTGGTGCGCCCGCCTGCCGGCCCTGCTGGACCTGTTCCCCCAGGCCAAGGTGATCGCCTGCGTGCGCAACGTCGCCTGGGTGATGGACAGCATCGAGCGGCTCTACCGCGCCAACCCGTACGAGATCACCAAGCTGTTCAACGACGATAACGAGCGCAACACCGTCTACAGCCGGGTCGAGACCCTGGCCCAGCGCAACCGCCTGGTGGGCCTGCCCTGGTCGGCGCTCAAGGATGCCTATTACGGCGAGCACGCCCGCTCCCTGCTGCTGGTGGACTACGACCTGCTGGTGGCCACGCCCGAGCGGGTGCTGCGGCTGGTCTACGAGTTCCTCGGCGAGCCCTGGTTCGAGCACGACTTCGAGCATGTCGAGTACGACGCCCCGGAATTCGACCAGGCCCTGGGCCTGCGCGGCCTGCACAAGGTGCGGCCCAAGGTCGAAGTGGCGGCGCGGCGCACCCTGCTGCCGCCGGACCTGTTCGAGCAGTACGCGCAATTGGATTTCTGGAAGGACTCGCGCAACAGCGAGGCCCATGTGATCAGGACCACCCGGGATGCCCGGGCCCTGGAACAAGAACGCAACTGA
- a CDS encoding YebC/PmpR family DNA-binding transcriptional regulator has protein sequence MGAQWKAKPKEAAANARGKIFGKLVKEIMIAARNGADPDMNPKLRLAVHQAKKASMPKDTLERAIKKGAGLTGEVVNYERTLYEGFAPHRVPVIVECLTDNLNRTVAEIRVLFRKGQLGTSGSVSWDFDHLGMIEAEPNGADADPELAAIEAGAQDFEAGDEGSTFYTDPTDLDAVCKALPEFGFTVASANLGYKAKNPVALSGAELEEVEAFLDALDNHDDVQNIYVGLQAN, from the coding sequence ATGGGCGCCCAGTGGAAAGCCAAACCCAAAGAAGCCGCCGCCAACGCCCGAGGAAAGATCTTCGGCAAGCTGGTGAAGGAAATCATGATCGCCGCGCGCAACGGCGCCGACCCGGACATGAACCCCAAGCTGCGCCTCGCCGTGCACCAGGCCAAGAAGGCCTCGATGCCCAAGGACACCCTGGAGCGCGCCATCAAGAAAGGCGCCGGCCTCACCGGTGAAGTGGTCAACTACGAGCGCACCCTCTACGAAGGCTTCGCCCCGCACCGCGTGCCGGTGATCGTCGAGTGCCTGACCGACAACCTCAACCGCACCGTCGCCGAGATCCGCGTGCTGTTCCGCAAGGGCCAGCTGGGCACTTCCGGCTCCGTGTCCTGGGACTTCGACCACCTGGGCATGATCGAGGCCGAGCCGAACGGCGCCGATGCCGACCCGGAACTGGCCGCCATCGAAGCCGGCGCCCAGGATTTCGAAGCCGGTGACGAAGGCAGCACCTTCTACACCGACCCCACCGACCTGGACGCCGTGTGCAAGGCGCTGCCGGAGTTCGGCTTCACCGTGGCCTCGGCCAACCTCGGCTACAAGGCGAAGAACCCGGTCGCCCTGTCCGGTGCCGAGCTGGAAGAAGTCGAAGCCTTCCTCGACGCCCTCGACAACCACGACGACGTGCAGAACATCTACGTCGGCCTGCAGGCCAACTGA
- a CDS encoding CAP domain-containing protein: MGGMHRVSRLAALAFGVAVATHAAASEESQLVESINLYRSQVQSCAGEASLELPPLAADPRLVLSASSIGDLQQALAQSSYPMVNVQAISLSGPRDAKSAMGALQESFCHVLLDPQFVDVGVSREERDWRIVLARPLLAAALGKWEKEGQTLLEQINAARAQPRQCGGQAFAATTPLAWNATLATAAEGHARSMANQNYFDHKGRDGRTPGDRAELAGYVGQLIGENIAAGQDSTRKVLDGWLASPGHCANLMNPQYRELGAGYAVDPKSDAGIYWTAMFGTQ, from the coding sequence ATGGGGGGCATGCATCGCGTGTCGCGGCTCGCGGCGTTGGCGTTCGGGGTGGCCGTGGCCACCCACGCTGCGGCCAGCGAGGAGTCGCAACTGGTCGAATCGATCAACCTGTACCGCAGCCAGGTGCAGAGCTGCGCGGGCGAGGCGTCCCTGGAGCTGCCGCCGTTGGCGGCGGACCCGCGCCTGGTGCTTTCGGCCAGCAGCATCGGCGACCTGCAACAGGCGCTGGCGCAGTCGTCCTACCCCATGGTCAACGTGCAGGCCATCAGCCTCTCCGGCCCGCGTGACGCCAAGTCCGCCATGGGGGCCCTGCAGGAGAGCTTCTGCCACGTGCTGCTCGACCCGCAGTTCGTCGACGTCGGCGTGAGCCGCGAGGAGCGCGACTGGCGCATCGTCCTCGCCCGGCCGCTGCTGGCCGCTGCCCTGGGCAAGTGGGAGAAGGAAGGGCAGACGCTGCTGGAGCAGATCAACGCGGCACGCGCCCAGCCCCGCCAGTGCGGCGGCCAGGCCTTCGCCGCCACCACGCCGCTGGCCTGGAACGCCACCCTGGCCACCGCCGCCGAGGGCCATGCACGCTCCATGGCCAACCAGAACTACTTCGACCACAAGGGCCGCGACGGCCGCACCCCCGGCGACCGCGCCGAGCTGGCGGGCTATGTCGGCCAGCTGATCGGCGAGAACATCGCCGCCGGCCAGGACAGCACGCGCAAGGTGCTCGACGGCTGGCTGGCCAGCCCCGGCCATTGCGCCAACCTGATGAACCCGCAGTACCGCGAGTTGGGCGCGGGCTACGCGGTGGACCCCAAGAGCGATGCGGGCATCTACTGGACGGCGATGTTCGGGACGCAGTGA
- a CDS encoding MerR family transcriptional regulator, with amino-acid sequence MHIGELARRTGASAKAIRLYEEQGLLGPVPRQGVYRLYGERHLQQVLLIRQAQSVGFRLAELHPLLAGGAEPDWPELYQRLLDKRAALRAEIRRLQRLDAQLGRIGEEIHACIAGQPPADEALCAADPAERSVLLQRA; translated from the coding sequence ATGCACATCGGCGAACTCGCCCGGCGCACAGGCGCCAGCGCCAAGGCCATCCGCCTCTATGAAGAGCAGGGCCTGCTCGGCCCGGTGCCGCGCCAGGGCGTCTACCGCCTCTATGGCGAGCGTCACCTGCAGCAGGTGCTGCTGATCCGCCAGGCGCAGTCGGTGGGCTTCCGCCTGGCCGAACTGCATCCGCTGCTGGCCGGTGGCGCCGAGCCCGACTGGCCCGAGCTGTACCAGCGCCTGCTGGACAAACGTGCCGCCCTGCGCGCGGAGATCCGCCGCCTGCAACGCCTGGATGCGCAGCTGGGCCGCATAGGCGAGGAAATCCACGCCTGCATCGCCGGCCAGCCCCCGGCCGACGAGGCCCTTTGCGCCGCCGATCCCGCCGAGCGCAGCGTCCTGTTGCAACGGGCTTGA
- a CDS encoding NAD(P)H-dependent oxidoreductase, translating to MATKRVLVVLGHPSGDSYCAALAQAYAQAAQAAGHDVRTLHLHQLDFDPILHEGYRRIQPLEPDLLQAQEAITWAEHLCFAYPIWWGGVPALFKGFLDRILLPGFAFAYRDGNPFPARLLKGRSAHQLVSLDTPPWYFRWVYRAPGLNQMERTTLKFCGIAPVRTLALGPIRGASERRLAGWLDDARQLAGRI from the coding sequence ATGGCAACGAAACGCGTCCTGGTGGTACTCGGACATCCCTCCGGCGACAGCTATTGCGCGGCACTGGCGCAGGCCTATGCACAGGCCGCGCAGGCGGCCGGGCATGACGTGCGCACGCTGCACCTGCACCAGCTGGACTTCGACCCCATCCTCCACGAGGGCTACCGGCGCATCCAGCCGCTGGAGCCGGACCTGCTGCAGGCCCAGGAGGCGATCACCTGGGCCGAGCACCTGTGCTTCGCCTACCCCATCTGGTGGGGCGGCGTGCCGGCGCTGTTCAAGGGCTTTCTCGACCGCATCCTGCTGCCGGGCTTCGCCTTCGCCTACCGCGACGGCAACCCCTTCCCCGCGCGGCTGCTCAAGGGGCGCTCGGCGCATCAGCTGGTCAGCCTCGACACCCCGCCCTGGTACTTCCGCTGGGTCTACCGGGCGCCGGGGCTGAACCAGATGGAGCGCACCACGCTGAAGTTCTGCGGCATCGCCCCGGTGCGCACCCTGGCGCTGGGGCCGATCAGGGGCGCCAGCGAGCGACGCCTGGCCGGCTGGCTGGACGATGCGCGCCAGCTGGCGGGGCGGATCTGA
- a CDS encoding SDR family NAD(P)-dependent oxidoreductase, translating to MNFNLTNKRALVSGSTKGIGFAIAAGLAREGARVILNGRSQGSVDEAIARLLAQQPDARVEGFAGDLTQPEQVARLVQHHPEVDVLVNNLGIFDPKPFDEIPDEDWQRFFDTNVMSGVRLTRAYLAGMKTRNWGRVVFISSESGVQIPVEMIHYGVTKTAQLGLSRGLAETCAGTGVTVNAVLPGPTHSEGVGEFVDKLSGGQSFESFEQEFFASARPSSLLKRFARPEEVANLVVYVCSEASSATNGAALRVDGGVVRSAF from the coding sequence ATGAACTTCAACCTGACCAACAAACGCGCCCTGGTCTCGGGCTCCACCAAGGGCATCGGCTTCGCCATCGCCGCCGGGCTCGCCCGCGAAGGCGCGCGGGTCATCCTCAACGGCCGCAGCCAGGGCTCGGTGGACGAGGCCATCGCCCGCCTGCTCGCCCAGCAGCCCGACGCCCGGGTCGAAGGCTTCGCCGGCGACCTCACGCAGCCCGAGCAGGTCGCCCGGCTGGTGCAGCACCACCCGGAGGTGGACGTGCTGGTGAACAACCTGGGCATCTTCGATCCCAAGCCCTTCGACGAGATACCCGACGAGGACTGGCAGCGCTTCTTCGATACCAACGTCATGTCCGGCGTGCGCCTGACCCGCGCCTACCTGGCCGGCATGAAGACGCGCAACTGGGGTCGCGTGGTGTTCATCAGCAGCGAGAGCGGCGTGCAGATCCCGGTGGAGATGATCCACTACGGCGTCACCAAGACCGCACAGCTGGGCCTCTCCCGCGGGCTGGCCGAGACCTGCGCGGGCACCGGGGTCACGGTCAACGCCGTGCTGCCCGGCCCGACCCACTCCGAGGGCGTGGGCGAGTTCGTCGACAAGCTCTCCGGCGGCCAGAGCTTCGAGTCCTTCGAACAGGAGTTCTTCGCCAGTGCCCGCCCCAGCTCACTGCTCAAGCGCTTCGCCCGCCCGGAGGAAGTGGCCAACCTGGTGGTCTACGTCTGCTCCGAGGCGTCCTCGGCCACCAATGGCGCCGCCCTGCGTGTGGATGGAGGCGTGGTGCGTTCAGCGTTTTAA